In Syntrophorhabdaceae bacterium, the genomic stretch GGCTTACCGATCCCACAGTAAACGCCAAACAGGATATTATTGAGGAGCTCTCGAGTATTATGGGGGTGGAGCGGTGCGTGGTGTTTGGAATCGGACAGGAGCAGATAGACGGGCAGACACACATTTCCTGTGAGATAGTAGCCGGTGTCCCTCTTAATGAGTACGAATGGAAATTGCATCAAAAACTCTCCCTTTCGTCCCATCCCGATATAGAGGATGCGGTTGGAACCGGGTTGGTTATGATTATCAGCGACCCAAGGAATGACCCCCGTACCCAGTATTTTAAGGAGATCATCAAAGAATCGGATATTTCGGAAATTGCATATTTGCCGCTTCGCTATGAAGATGATGAGCAATGGACGGAGATAATAGTCCTGGATGCGGTTCATGAAAAGAGGTTCGATGAGGATGAGATACAATTCTGCTTGGAAGTGGCCGAGTTCCTGAATATTATTCTGGGCCGGGAGACGTTGTTGCTGCAGCACTTCAGAGACGCCATCATCAACAGGATGGTCCCCCTGGAAGGCTTTGCCGTGAAACTGCGCGACAACCTGCAAGCCACTCTCTCATACGTGAGCATCATCTATCGGGAGGCGGAGGAGATTAGCAGCCTTCTGCCGAGAAAATTGAACCGGAGGCTGTGACGCCGGGGGCGATTGAATACAGGCGAAGGACGACAGTTCCGCCGGGTGAAGGTATCCATGTTAACGCCGCGACAGGTAAAGTTTCCCATACACGCCGGGAAGGGGTGCTACATATCTCTTGAGACGGCACAGTGAGTGAATTGCAGAGATGTGACACCTTCACCATATCTGCTGCTTTGTCGTAGTTGGAACTACACCGTACATGGGATTGCGGTTACATCACGTTCCGTGATGCGGCTATAGAAAGCATAGCTGAATACGACTACCTTACTTCAGAGGACAGGCAGGTCTCATTTCTTGTTGCCACATGACGTATCTCCGAGGAGGCTTTATGAAGAGACTATGGATTCTTGCGACGATCATTCTGTTTGGTGCGGTATCCCTTGCACATGGGGCGGGCGCAACATATCTGCCACAGACGGCACAGACGAGCTGCTTCGATACCTTCGGCGCCACGATCGGCTGCGCCGGTACCGGACAGGACGGGGAGTTCCAGGCAGGCGCAGGATGGCCCGCACCCCGTTTTACGGGCAGTTCCCCCGGAATTATGAAGGACAACCTTTCCGGCCTTATGTGGATCAGGGACGTGAGTCCTCTTTCGACCATATGCGGTGGGGGAGATAACACGGCGTGGAGCGATGCCATTGATTTTGTGACCTGTCTGAATAATAATAACCATCTGGGTTATAACGACTGGCGCCTTCCTAACGTAAACGAACTGGCAACCCTGATCAATCTCGGCAGCGACGACCCGGTGAACTGGCTCAAGACCGAAGGTTTTAACATAGGGTATTCAGCAAACGGCTACAAGTACTGGAGCTCAACCTCATGCCCGGAGACTGCCCAACGGGCACTTATCGGCTGGCTGGATCAATGGGCCGTGACCTGGCTCCCCTATGAAAGCGCCGCAAGCATATGGCCTGTCAGGCTTGGGACCCAGGATTCGGTCGATCCTTCATATCTACTCAATATATGGAAGACAGGACAAACAGACAGCTTTCACAGTTTCGACGACGGATATTTCGAGAGGGGTATCCTGTGGCCATCGCCGAGGTTCAGCGATGGAGGCAACGGAACAATACATGATAACCTGACCGGGCTCACCTGGTCCAGAAACAGCAATGCACCGGGACCGGCTGGGTGCAAAACAGGGACAATCATGACATGGCCTGAAGCGCTTGCCTATGCGCAATGCCTGAATTCCAACAGCTATCTCGGCCATTCCGACTGGCGAATTCCGAACAGGTGGGAATTGGGGAGTCTCATTGACCGTTCCCAATATAACCCACCCCTTCCGGCGGGCCACCTATTTGAAAATGTGCGGCCGGGCGAATATTGGACATCCACGACGATAGAGACCCTGCCTACCAGTGTCTGGACCATTAACATGCATAACTGTGAAACCTGTGTGGGGGGGAACGGTACCGAAGAGACGGGAGGGAAGACCGAAACCCGGTACGTGTGGCCCGTGCGGGGAGGCGCCTTTACCGTTACCGCCACAGTGACCAACGGACACGGGACAGTATCCCCGAATACTCAGGTCCTCGACTATAACTCTACTGCTACTATAGCCATCACACCGGATGCACAATATCACGTTTCAAAAATAATGGACAACGGGTCGCAGGTCGCCGTGGTCACTCCCTATGTCATTAAAAACCTCGGCGCGTCCCATAGGGTGGAAGTCTCCTTTGCGACGGGCACCTTTCTATTGAATGTAACCACAGCCGGCTCAGGGACCGGAACTTTTTCCGCACCGGGACTTACCTGCACCGGCGCCGTCTGTTCCGGCGAATATGCTCCCAACGCCCTGGTATCAATCGCAGCCACCGCGAATGCAGGCTCAACCTTCGCCGGCTGGACCGGGTGCGATTCGACGTCGGGCGCCACGTGCACCGTAGTTATGAACGGCAACAGGTCTGTAGCTGCTATTTTCACCATCAACTCTTACACAATTACCGCCTCGGTTTCGGGCGGTCACGGTAGGGTAACCCCTGCTTCCCAGAGGGTGAGCCATGGGGCTTCCGGGTCGATTACCATCACTCCTGACCCGAAATATAACGCGTCAGCTATCACCGATAACGGAGTATCGATGCGTGTCGTCGGTCCTTATGCCATGAGCAATGTAACTGCCGATCGCAACGTGGTGGTTACCTTTTCGACCAAAGCGATGCTATCGGTTGAAAAAACAGGCTCGGGCACAGGAAGGGTTGTGGCCGCAGGCATTAATTGCGGCGGGAAATGCGCATATAGCTACAATAACGGCAGGAAGGTGACCCTTACCGCGAGGCCCCAAAACGATTCCTACTTTGCCGGCTGGTCCGGGGGCGGTTGTACGGGAACAAAGAGATGTGTCGTGACAATGAACCAATACGCGTACGTGACTGCTACCTTTGTTGCAAAGGAATATACGGTCAGCGCCGTCATCTCCGGCGGTCATGGAACCGTAAATCCGATGACCCAGCAGGTGAGACACGGGCAGACCGCTTCGATTGCCATAAGCCCGGATGGAGGATATGAAATCGTCCGGATCACCGATAACGGAAGGCGTGTGCGCACCGCAAATCCCTACATAACTTCGAAGGTCACCAGGGCCCGCTCGGTAGTGGTAACCCTCGGCACGACTTTCCCGTTGACCGTCACAAAGGCGGGTCCGGCCGAAGGGGTTGTGGTTAGCGCCCCTTCAGGCATCCTTTGCGGCAGCACATGCACCAGGGACTTTAGATCCGATACAAGAGTGGTTCTGAGAGCGAGGGCCGGCAGGGGCTCACTCTTTACGGGCTGGTCGGGCGGAGGCTGTTCAGGCACGAAAAGCTGCATTGTAACGATGAATGCCGCGATCGGTGTCACTGCAAATTTCTCGATCAGACAGGGCGCTGACCCGTCTGAGGGTGAGGAGTCCGACGCCGGTAACGGAGAATAACCGATGGGAAGAAAAGAGGTGAAAGAAATAACCCCTTAAATATCGGAGAAGTGGATCTCGAGAGTGCCCTCCGAATGCCCGATCGGAAGGCACTCTCTTGATTTTTTGACGTAAACACTCATCGATGCAGCGTGTATCCGGGACACGTCGTGTCCGGATGGTTCGATGGTATCTGATATTCAAGAATGAATGAAGGTACGTAAAACTGATGCGAGGTCCCGAGGCGCCTTTCTTCAGTACAAAACAAAGGCGCCTCGGGACCTCGAAGGACTAATTTAGTAACTCACGGACCGCAAAACTATTCACTGGTACATCTGAATTTGAGGTCCCATACCGCTTGACCGCAGGCTCTTTGTCAGCCTGCTCGAGATTCTCAGCTCCGTCTTTCTTATTCTCTCTTTTGAGGTCTTGAAGCGCTCACTGACCTCTCTCAGTGTAAGAGGATCCTCAGCCAATATTCTCGAGTCGAGAATAAACCGTTCTTTTTCCGTCAACAAAACCCGGAATTCCGAAAGTTTTTGTTGCAGCACTACCTTCAACTCGTTCTCGGCTACCGCATCCTCTATGCTATCCCCGTTATCGAGGGTGTCCATGAGCTTTTCCGCACCCTCATAAGGGGGAGCTTCGAGTGATATATCTCCACCGCAAAGCCTCAATTCCATACCCTCTACTTCCGCCGCGCTCACATTGAAATGGGTGGCCAGGAGTTGAGAAGATGGAACGATCCCATCTCTTTCGAGCTTTTCCTTTTCCTTTTTCAAGTTATAAAAGAGTTTTCTCTGGCTGTCCTTGGCGCCGATCTTCACTATACTCCAGGAATCCATGAGATATTTCAGCATATACGCCCGTATCCAGAAGAGCGCATAACTTCCGAATTTAGTTCCTTTTTGAGGGTCATACCGCCAGACGGCACGGAGGAGCCCCACATTTCCTTCCTGAATGAGGTCGGCCAGATTTGCGCGGAAATTCGAGTATTCTATCGCTATTTTCACTACAAGCCTGAGGTTGGCCAATACGAGTTTCTTTGCGGCGTCCGTATCTTTCCGATGTCGCACCTGCTCGGCCAGTTCGATCTCCTCTTCTCTTGTGAGAAGGGGGAATTTTGCTATCTCACGCATATACATCCTGAAAGAATCGCGATTCTCACCCGGCCCCGCGACATACCCTGCCTTCATTGCACGGACCTCCTGACCATAAAATTGTAGGAACGGTAGATTTGCGGACTCCCTTCCCCGCACCTGATCTCTTGTCTAATGTACCCGTTGGCCTCCCCTCTTTCTATCGCCGAATTCTGAATTATGATGTAATCACATGGGGAGCGACGGTTGTAGTCGCTCCTGTGACAGAATACCCCTCCAACCAGGGTAGCCCAGGCGCCTCCGGCCGTGTTCAGTTTTGATGGGTGTAATAATTGTTGACAGTTTCATAAAAGACTGCAGTTCCTAATTCTCTACGATTTACTGTAAAGTTTGTTAACAGTGAAGATCATTGATTCAAAGCCCCCCTTTTTTATAAGATACTGAAAACAATAGTATTGACTTAGTGGCATATTTATTGCTATTTATTAAACAAATTCATGCGAAATATTTCACATTAGCCTGATCGCATTGGTTCAGTAGATCTGATCCGGACGTGAAAGGGCGTAGGACGGACTCTCGGTCCTGCGGAGGTGATATGGGAAGCGCCATCGGACTCGGTGAGGTCCCGGGTGCAAACCCGAAAATTACGGTCTCATGCGCGTACTACCTTGATGATGCGCCTGACCGCAGCAAGGTTGTTGCATCCAGGGCTGCACAACCGGCATAGAGGGATTTTCTCCCGCGAGGGATATCAATATTTGAAGGAGTGACCATCATGGAAAAGAGCGTATTGTTGATCGACGATGAAGCCTCCCTTAGGAGAACGGTAGCAATGGGGCTCATGCAGAGGGGCTACCGCACCGAGCCGTGTGAGAACGGCATGAAAGCCCTTCATACCCTGGAAACTTTTAAAAAGAACCAGGTCGCCCTTGATTATGCAATTGTGGACGTGAGACTTCCCGATATTGACGGACTTAAGCTCCTTAAAGTCATCAAATTCAATTACCCCGATCTTCCTGTGATCGTCATCACGGGCTACGGGAATGAAGCGACCGCAGAGGAAGTGAAATCGCAGAAAGCAGAGGCTTATCTGGAGAAGCCTTTCACCATGGATGACCTGACGGACCTTCTCGCATCCATTTCCCCCGCGGCTAAAGTTGAAGCCCCCGAAGAGACCGCGACAAATGCGATCGCCCCAAAGGAGTCGGTCACGGGTTATGCCCTTGTCACGCTGACGCCTTCCGCAAACCTGATGGACGTGTACCGGTCCCTCTATTTTCAGGAAGACGTCCTATACTGCGATGCCATACGAGGCGATTACGATCTCATCCTTCTGGTCCAGGCAGAATCGAACGATAAAGTCAGAGAAATAATAGAGACCACAATCAAGGCGGTACCCGGTGTGGCAGATGCCTCGTTTCTTTCCGTAGAGACTCCTGTATTCGATGAGAGCGTGATCAATATTATGGGCTCGGTAGATAAAGCACTGGGTAAGGACAAGGCAGAGGGCGAAATGTACGGTGACCAGAAAGCAAGGGTGAGGGCTTCTTCCTATGTGACATTGGAGATAGAGAAGGAAAAATTGGAAGGAATTTATCCTGTACTTTACTTTAACGACCAAGTCGTGTACTGTGATTATACAAGAGGAAAATACGATATCGTTGCATTGATGAAAGGGACCAGTTTCGCTGAAATCGAGAATACCATCCGCAATAAGTTTAAGTCCCTTGATGGGGTGTTGAGGATCAAGGAATGGCCCATAATCACACTTTTCGAAGCGTGAGAGAGAAGGGAAACCTGCAGAGGTCCTGCTCCACCCATGGCGAAAGCGGAGAATATCGAGGGCTGTTCATCTTTCGTGTTTCGCTCCCGGTGGAGCCGGTCCTGTTTATTGGTAGGCTGTCTAAGCCTATGATTATAAATCATTAGGGGGAATTATGGCGCTGGAAAACGTAAAGAAGGATCAGGGCAGGAATGATTTTTCAAATTTCAAGATTGAGTTGTGGAAATATCAGGGTGAAAAGGGCGCCCTCATACCTCTGCTTCAATCTGCACAGGAGACGTACGGATATATTCCCGAATCGGCGATCGATCATATAAGCGAGGTGGTGGGCATACCTTCGGCTGACATTTACGGGGTCATTACTTTTTACTCACAATTCCGTCTTAAGCCGATGGGCAAAAACATCATCAAGATCTGCGACGGCACGGCATGCCATGTGAACAGCTCCACCGTCCTCATCAGGACCCTGGAAAGCGAGCTGCAGATAGGCAATGACGAGACGACGGACGACGGCTTATTCACGATCCAAAAGGTCGCGTGCCTGGGGTGCTGCTCCCTTTCACCCGTCCTTATGATCAATGACGAGACCTACGGGCGGCTTACACCG encodes the following:
- a CDS encoding GAF domain-containing protein, whose product is MIERKSFLRMMRTIILSLRKGLTDPTVNAKQDIIEELSSIMGVERCVVFGIGQEQIDGQTHISCEIVAGVPLNEYEWKLHQKLSLSSHPDIEDAVGTGLVMIISDPRNDPRTQYFKEIIKESDISEIAYLPLRYEDDEQWTEIIVLDAVHEKRFDEDEIQFCLEVAEFLNIILGRETLLLQHFRDAIINRMVPLEGFAVKLRDNLQATLSYVSIIYREAEEISSLLPRKLNRRL
- a CDS encoding DUF1566 domain-containing protein is translated as MKRLWILATIILFGAVSLAHGAGATYLPQTAQTSCFDTFGATIGCAGTGQDGEFQAGAGWPAPRFTGSSPGIMKDNLSGLMWIRDVSPLSTICGGGDNTAWSDAIDFVTCLNNNNHLGYNDWRLPNVNELATLINLGSDDPVNWLKTEGFNIGYSANGYKYWSSTSCPETAQRALIGWLDQWAVTWLPYESAASIWPVRLGTQDSVDPSYLLNIWKTGQTDSFHSFDDGYFERGILWPSPRFSDGGNGTIHDNLTGLTWSRNSNAPGPAGCKTGTIMTWPEALAYAQCLNSNSYLGHSDWRIPNRWELGSLIDRSQYNPPLPAGHLFENVRPGEYWTSTTIETLPTSVWTINMHNCETCVGGNGTEETGGKTETRYVWPVRGGAFTVTATVTNGHGTVSPNTQVLDYNSTATIAITPDAQYHVSKIMDNGSQVAVVTPYVIKNLGASHRVEVSFATGTFLLNVTTAGSGTGTFSAPGLTCTGAVCSGEYAPNALVSIAATANAGSTFAGWTGCDSTSGATCTVVMNGNRSVAAIFTINSYTITASVSGGHGRVTPASQRVSHGASGSITITPDPKYNASAITDNGVSMRVVGPYAMSNVTADRNVVVTFSTKAMLSVEKTGSGTGRVVAAGINCGGKCAYSYNNGRKVTLTARPQNDSYFAGWSGGGCTGTKRCVVTMNQYAYVTATFVAKEYTVSAVISGGHGTVNPMTQQVRHGQTASIAISPDGGYEIVRITDNGRRVRTANPYITSKVTRARSVVVTLGTTFPLTVTKAGPAEGVVVSAPSGILCGSTCTRDFRSDTRVVLRARAGRGSLFTGWSGGGCSGTKSCIVTMNAAIGVTANFSIRQGADPSEGEESDAGNGE
- a CDS encoding sigma-70 family RNA polymerase sigma factor, translating into MKAGYVAGPGENRDSFRMYMREIAKFPLLTREEEIELAEQVRHRKDTDAAKKLVLANLRLVVKIAIEYSNFRANLADLIQEGNVGLLRAVWRYDPQKGTKFGSYALFWIRAYMLKYLMDSWSIVKIGAKDSQRKLFYNLKKEKEKLERDGIVPSSQLLATHFNVSAAEVEGMELRLCGGDISLEAPPYEGAEKLMDTLDNGDSIEDAVAENELKVVLQQKLSEFRVLLTEKERFILDSRILAEDPLTLREVSERFKTSKERIRKTELRISSRLTKSLRSSGMGPQIQMYQ
- a CDS encoding response regulator — translated: MEKSVLLIDDEASLRRTVAMGLMQRGYRTEPCENGMKALHTLETFKKNQVALDYAIVDVRLPDIDGLKLLKVIKFNYPDLPVIVITGYGNEATAEEVKSQKAEAYLEKPFTMDDLTDLLASISPAAKVEAPEETATNAIAPKESVTGYALVTLTPSANLMDVYRSLYFQEDVLYCDAIRGDYDLILLVQAESNDKVREIIETTIKAVPGVADASFLSVETPVFDESVINIMGSVDKALGKDKAEGEMYGDQKARVRASSYVTLEIEKEKLEGIYPVLYFNDQVVYCDYTRGKYDIVALMKGTSFAEIENTIRNKFKSLDGVLRIKEWPIITLFEA
- the nuoE gene encoding NADH-quinone oxidoreductase subunit NuoE, whose protein sequence is MALENVKKDQGRNDFSNFKIELWKYQGEKGALIPLLQSAQETYGYIPESAIDHISEVVGIPSADIYGVITFYSQFRLKPMGKNIIKICDGTACHVNSSTVLIRTLESELQIGNDETTDDGLFTIQKVACLGCCSLSPVLMINDETYGRLTP